A stretch of Spodoptera frugiperda isolate SF20-4 chromosome 6, AGI-APGP_CSIRO_Sfru_2.0, whole genome shotgun sequence DNA encodes these proteins:
- the LOC118267806 gene encoding serine/threonine-protein kinase minibrain isoform X8 produces MVRKGEKSTATLLRTLADTLRWQTLRAVTLVRSVYYAKKKRRAQQYLGEDGSHKKERKLYNDGYDDDNHDYIIKQGEKFLDRYEISSPIGKGSFGQVVKAYDHEEQCQVAIKIIKNKKPFLNQAQIEVKLLKMMNRADPENKYYIVKLKCHFMWRNHLCLVFELLSYNLYDLLRNTNFRGVSLNLTRKFAQQLCTALLFLSQPELNIIHCDLKPENILLCNPKRSAIKIVDFGSSCQLGQRIYQYIQSRFYRSPEVLLGVPYDLAIDMWSLGCILVEMHTGEPLFSGANEVDQMNKIVEVLGMPPDHLLDQAHKTRKFFDKLPASEGGGYVLKKVNGKDGRKYRLPGTRRLHDILGVEGGGPAARRRGEPGHSVSDYLKFKDLILRMLEYDPKQRVTPYYALQHNFFKRTADESTNTQQAQSHHQHDGPSDPR; encoded by the exons GTGTATTACGCGAAGAAAAAACGGAGAGCGCAACAGTACCTGGGCGAGGATGGCTCGCACAAAAAAGAGAGGAAGTTATATAACGACGGCTATGATGATGATAACCATGATTACATAATCAAACAGGGCGAGAAGTTCCTCGACCGGTATGAGATCTCCTCGCCGATTGGGAAGGGATCTTTTGGACAG GTTGTGAAAGCGTATGACCACGAGGAGCAGTGTCAAGTagcgattaaaataattaagaataagAAACCCTTCCTAAACCAGGCACAAATAGAAGTCAAGTTACTAAAAATGATGAACAGAGCGGATCctgaaaataagtattatatag TGAAACTGAAATGTCACTTTATGTGGCGGAACCACCTGTGCCTAGTATTCGAGCTGTTGTCGTACAACTTGTATGACCTGCTACGCAACACCAACTTCAGGGGCGTCTCGCTCAACCTAACGCGCAAGTTTGCGCAGCAGTTGTGCACCGCGTTACTGTTCCTTAGTCAACCTG AACTAAATATAATTCACTGTGATCTTAAACCCGAGAATATACTACTATGCAACCCGAAAAGGTCAGCCATTAAAATTGTGGATTTCGGGAGCTCGTGTCAACTAGGTCAAAGG ATATATCAATACATTCAATCGAGGTTTTACCGGTCGCCGGAGGTGTTGCTCGGCGTGCCGTACGACCTCGCGATAGACATGTGGTCGCTGGGCTGCATACTCGTCGAGATGCACACGGGCGAGCCGTTGTTCAGTGGAGCCAACGAGGTCGATCAGATGAACAAAATTGTCGAAGTGCTCGGCATGCCGCCTGATCATCTGTTAGACCAG GCacacaaaacaagaaaattctTTGACAAATTACCAGCGTCAGAAGGCGGTGGTTATGTATTAAAGAAGGTTAATGGAAAGGATGGAAG GAAGTACCGGCTGCCGGGCACGCGGCGGCTGCACGACATCCTCGGCGTGGAGGGCGGCGggcccgccgcgcgccgccgcgggGAGCCCGGGCACTCCGTCTCCGACTATCTCAAGTTCAAG GACCTAATCCTCCGCATGTTGGAGTACGACCCCAAACAGCGTGTGACGCCGTACTACGCGTTACAACATAATTTCTTTAAACGGACCGCAGACGAGTCCACAAACACACAACAAGCACAGTCGCATCACCAACACG ATGGCCCGTCGGACCCGCGATGA
- the LOC118267806 gene encoding serine/threonine-protein kinase minibrain isoform X7, whose product MVRKGEKSTATLLRTLADTLRWQTLRAVTLVRSVYYAKKKRRAQQYLGEDGSHKKERKLYNDGYDDDNHDYIIKQGEKFLDRYEISSPIGKGSFGQVVKAYDHEEQCQVAIKIIKNKKPFLNQAQIEVKLLKMMNRADPENKYYIVKLKCHFMWRNHLCLVFELLSYNLYDLLRNTNFRGVSLNLTRKFAQQLCTALLFLSQPELNIIHCDLKPENILLCNPKRSAIKIVDFGSSCQLGQRIYQYIQSRFYRSPEVLLGVPYDLAIDMWSLGCILVEMHTGEPLFSGANEVDQMNKIVEVLGMPPDHLLDQAHKTRKFFDKLPASEGGGYVLKKVNGKDGSGYRKYRLPGTRRLHDILGVEGGGPAARRRGEPGHSVSDYLKFKDLILRMLEYDPKQRVTPYYALQHNFFKRTADESTNTQQAQSHHQHDGPSDPR is encoded by the exons GTGTATTACGCGAAGAAAAAACGGAGAGCGCAACAGTACCTGGGCGAGGATGGCTCGCACAAAAAAGAGAGGAAGTTATATAACGACGGCTATGATGATGATAACCATGATTACATAATCAAACAGGGCGAGAAGTTCCTCGACCGGTATGAGATCTCCTCGCCGATTGGGAAGGGATCTTTTGGACAG GTTGTGAAAGCGTATGACCACGAGGAGCAGTGTCAAGTagcgattaaaataattaagaataagAAACCCTTCCTAAACCAGGCACAAATAGAAGTCAAGTTACTAAAAATGATGAACAGAGCGGATCctgaaaataagtattatatag TGAAACTGAAATGTCACTTTATGTGGCGGAACCACCTGTGCCTAGTATTCGAGCTGTTGTCGTACAACTTGTATGACCTGCTACGCAACACCAACTTCAGGGGCGTCTCGCTCAACCTAACGCGCAAGTTTGCGCAGCAGTTGTGCACCGCGTTACTGTTCCTTAGTCAACCTG AACTAAATATAATTCACTGTGATCTTAAACCCGAGAATATACTACTATGCAACCCGAAAAGGTCAGCCATTAAAATTGTGGATTTCGGGAGCTCGTGTCAACTAGGTCAAAGG ATATATCAATACATTCAATCGAGGTTTTACCGGTCGCCGGAGGTGTTGCTCGGCGTGCCGTACGACCTCGCGATAGACATGTGGTCGCTGGGCTGCATACTCGTCGAGATGCACACGGGCGAGCCGTTGTTCAGTGGAGCCAACGAGGTCGATCAGATGAACAAAATTGTCGAAGTGCTCGGCATGCCGCCTGATCATCTGTTAGACCAG GCacacaaaacaagaaaattctTTGACAAATTACCAGCGTCAGAAGGCGGTGGTTATGTATTAAAGAAGGTTAATGGAAAGGATGGAAG CGGTTACAGGAAGTACCGGCTGCCGGGCACGCGGCGGCTGCACGACATCCTCGGCGTGGAGGGCGGCGggcccgccgcgcgccgccgcgggGAGCCCGGGCACTCCGTCTCCGACTATCTCAAGTTCAAG GACCTAATCCTCCGCATGTTGGAGTACGACCCCAAACAGCGTGTGACGCCGTACTACGCGTTACAACATAATTTCTTTAAACGGACCGCAGACGAGTCCACAAACACACAACAAGCACAGTCGCATCACCAACACG ATGGCCCGTCGGACCCGCGATGA
- the LOC118267806 gene encoding serine/threonine-protein kinase minibrain isoform X2: MVRKGEKSTATLLRTLADTLRWQTLRAVTLVRSVYYAKKKRRAQQYLGEDGSHKKERKLYNDGYDDDNHDYIIKQGEKFLDRYEISSPIGKGSFGQVVKAYDHEEQCQVAIKIIKNKKPFLNQAQIEVKLLKMMNRADPENKYYIVKLKCHFMWRNHLCLVFELLSYNLYDLLRNTNFRGVSLNLTRKFAQQLCTALLFLSQPELNIIHCDLKPENILLCNPKRSAIKIVDFGSSCQLGQRIYQYIQSRFYRSPEVLLGVPYDLAIDMWSLGCILVEMHTGEPLFSGANEVDQMNKIVEVLGMPPDHLLDQAHKTRKFFDKLPASEGGGYVLKKVNGKDGRKYRLPGTRRLHDILGVEGGGPAARRRGEPGHSVSDYLKFKDLILRMLEYDPKQRVTPYYALQHNFFKRTADESTNTQQAQSHHQHVGARVWGGVGGGGAERMDVEGARRSAELLAPVCPLAHSPVAIH, from the exons GTGTATTACGCGAAGAAAAAACGGAGAGCGCAACAGTACCTGGGCGAGGATGGCTCGCACAAAAAAGAGAGGAAGTTATATAACGACGGCTATGATGATGATAACCATGATTACATAATCAAACAGGGCGAGAAGTTCCTCGACCGGTATGAGATCTCCTCGCCGATTGGGAAGGGATCTTTTGGACAG GTTGTGAAAGCGTATGACCACGAGGAGCAGTGTCAAGTagcgattaaaataattaagaataagAAACCCTTCCTAAACCAGGCACAAATAGAAGTCAAGTTACTAAAAATGATGAACAGAGCGGATCctgaaaataagtattatatag TGAAACTGAAATGTCACTTTATGTGGCGGAACCACCTGTGCCTAGTATTCGAGCTGTTGTCGTACAACTTGTATGACCTGCTACGCAACACCAACTTCAGGGGCGTCTCGCTCAACCTAACGCGCAAGTTTGCGCAGCAGTTGTGCACCGCGTTACTGTTCCTTAGTCAACCTG AACTAAATATAATTCACTGTGATCTTAAACCCGAGAATATACTACTATGCAACCCGAAAAGGTCAGCCATTAAAATTGTGGATTTCGGGAGCTCGTGTCAACTAGGTCAAAGG ATATATCAATACATTCAATCGAGGTTTTACCGGTCGCCGGAGGTGTTGCTCGGCGTGCCGTACGACCTCGCGATAGACATGTGGTCGCTGGGCTGCATACTCGTCGAGATGCACACGGGCGAGCCGTTGTTCAGTGGAGCCAACGAGGTCGATCAGATGAACAAAATTGTCGAAGTGCTCGGCATGCCGCCTGATCATCTGTTAGACCAG GCacacaaaacaagaaaattctTTGACAAATTACCAGCGTCAGAAGGCGGTGGTTATGTATTAAAGAAGGTTAATGGAAAGGATGGAAG GAAGTACCGGCTGCCGGGCACGCGGCGGCTGCACGACATCCTCGGCGTGGAGGGCGGCGggcccgccgcgcgccgccgcgggGAGCCCGGGCACTCCGTCTCCGACTATCTCAAGTTCAAG GACCTAATCCTCCGCATGTTGGAGTACGACCCCAAACAGCGTGTGACGCCGTACTACGCGTTACAACATAATTTCTTTAAACGGACCGCAGACGAGTCCACAAACACACAACAAGCACAGTCGCATCACCAACACG TGGGCGCGCGCGTGTGGGGCGgcgtgggcggcggcggcgccgaGCGCATGGACGTGGAGGGCGCGCGGCGCTCGGCCGAGCTGCTGGCGCCCGTGTGTCCGCTGGCGCACAGCCCCGTGGCCATCCACTAG
- the LOC118267806 gene encoding serine/threonine-protein kinase minibrain isoform X3: protein MVRKGEKSTATLLRTLADTLRWQTLRAVTLVYYAKKKRRAQQYLGEDGSHKKERKLYNDGYDDDNHDYIIKQGEKFLDRYEISSPIGKGSFGQVVKAYDHEEQCQVAIKIIKNKKPFLNQAQIEVKLLKMMNRADPENKYYIVKLKCHFMWRNHLCLVFELLSYNLYDLLRNTNFRGVSLNLTRKFAQQLCTALLFLSQPELNIIHCDLKPENILLCNPKRSAIKIVDFGSSCQLGQRIYQYIQSRFYRSPEVLLGVPYDLAIDMWSLGCILVEMHTGEPLFSGANEVDQMNKIVEVLGMPPDHLLDQAHKTRKFFDKLPASEGGGYVLKKVNGKDGSGYRKYRLPGTRRLHDILGVEGGGPAARRRGEPGHSVSDYLKFKDLILRMLEYDPKQRVTPYYALQHNFFKRTADESTNTQQAQSHHQHVGARVWGGVGGGGAERMDVEGARRSAELLAPVCPLAHSPVAIH, encoded by the exons GTGTATTACGCGAAGAAAAAACGGAGAGCGCAACAGTACCTGGGCGAGGATGGCTCGCACAAAAAAGAGAGGAAGTTATATAACGACGGCTATGATGATGATAACCATGATTACATAATCAAACAGGGCGAGAAGTTCCTCGACCGGTATGAGATCTCCTCGCCGATTGGGAAGGGATCTTTTGGACAG GTTGTGAAAGCGTATGACCACGAGGAGCAGTGTCAAGTagcgattaaaataattaagaataagAAACCCTTCCTAAACCAGGCACAAATAGAAGTCAAGTTACTAAAAATGATGAACAGAGCGGATCctgaaaataagtattatatag TGAAACTGAAATGTCACTTTATGTGGCGGAACCACCTGTGCCTAGTATTCGAGCTGTTGTCGTACAACTTGTATGACCTGCTACGCAACACCAACTTCAGGGGCGTCTCGCTCAACCTAACGCGCAAGTTTGCGCAGCAGTTGTGCACCGCGTTACTGTTCCTTAGTCAACCTG AACTAAATATAATTCACTGTGATCTTAAACCCGAGAATATACTACTATGCAACCCGAAAAGGTCAGCCATTAAAATTGTGGATTTCGGGAGCTCGTGTCAACTAGGTCAAAGG ATATATCAATACATTCAATCGAGGTTTTACCGGTCGCCGGAGGTGTTGCTCGGCGTGCCGTACGACCTCGCGATAGACATGTGGTCGCTGGGCTGCATACTCGTCGAGATGCACACGGGCGAGCCGTTGTTCAGTGGAGCCAACGAGGTCGATCAGATGAACAAAATTGTCGAAGTGCTCGGCATGCCGCCTGATCATCTGTTAGACCAG GCacacaaaacaagaaaattctTTGACAAATTACCAGCGTCAGAAGGCGGTGGTTATGTATTAAAGAAGGTTAATGGAAAGGATGGAAG CGGTTACAGGAAGTACCGGCTGCCGGGCACGCGGCGGCTGCACGACATCCTCGGCGTGGAGGGCGGCGggcccgccgcgcgccgccgcgggGAGCCCGGGCACTCCGTCTCCGACTATCTCAAGTTCAAG GACCTAATCCTCCGCATGTTGGAGTACGACCCCAAACAGCGTGTGACGCCGTACTACGCGTTACAACATAATTTCTTTAAACGGACCGCAGACGAGTCCACAAACACACAACAAGCACAGTCGCATCACCAACACG TGGGCGCGCGCGTGTGGGGCGgcgtgggcggcggcggcgccgaGCGCATGGACGTGGAGGGCGCGCGGCGCTCGGCCGAGCTGCTGGCGCCCGTGTGTCCGCTGGCGCACAGCCCCGTGGCCATCCACTAG
- the LOC118267806 gene encoding serine/threonine-protein kinase minibrain isoform X6, producing MFGLYVYYAKKKRRAQQYLGEDGSHKKERKLYNDGYDDDNHDYIIKQGEKFLDRYEISSPIGKGSFGQVVKAYDHEEQCQVAIKIIKNKKPFLNQAQIEVKLLKMMNRADPENKYYIVKLKCHFMWRNHLCLVFELLSYNLYDLLRNTNFRGVSLNLTRKFAQQLCTALLFLSQPELNIIHCDLKPENILLCNPKRSAIKIVDFGSSCQLGQRIYQYIQSRFYRSPEVLLGVPYDLAIDMWSLGCILVEMHTGEPLFSGANEVDQMNKIVEVLGMPPDHLLDQAHKTRKFFDKLPASEGGGYVLKKVNGKDGSGYRKYRLPGTRRLHDILGVEGGGPAARRRGEPGHSVSDYLKFKDLILRMLEYDPKQRVTPYYALQHNFFKRTADESTNTQQAQSHHQHVGARVWGGVGGGGAERMDVEGARRSAELLAPVCPLAHSPVAIH from the exons GTGTATTACGCGAAGAAAAAACGGAGAGCGCAACAGTACCTGGGCGAGGATGGCTCGCACAAAAAAGAGAGGAAGTTATATAACGACGGCTATGATGATGATAACCATGATTACATAATCAAACAGGGCGAGAAGTTCCTCGACCGGTATGAGATCTCCTCGCCGATTGGGAAGGGATCTTTTGGACAG GTTGTGAAAGCGTATGACCACGAGGAGCAGTGTCAAGTagcgattaaaataattaagaataagAAACCCTTCCTAAACCAGGCACAAATAGAAGTCAAGTTACTAAAAATGATGAACAGAGCGGATCctgaaaataagtattatatag TGAAACTGAAATGTCACTTTATGTGGCGGAACCACCTGTGCCTAGTATTCGAGCTGTTGTCGTACAACTTGTATGACCTGCTACGCAACACCAACTTCAGGGGCGTCTCGCTCAACCTAACGCGCAAGTTTGCGCAGCAGTTGTGCACCGCGTTACTGTTCCTTAGTCAACCTG AACTAAATATAATTCACTGTGATCTTAAACCCGAGAATATACTACTATGCAACCCGAAAAGGTCAGCCATTAAAATTGTGGATTTCGGGAGCTCGTGTCAACTAGGTCAAAGG ATATATCAATACATTCAATCGAGGTTTTACCGGTCGCCGGAGGTGTTGCTCGGCGTGCCGTACGACCTCGCGATAGACATGTGGTCGCTGGGCTGCATACTCGTCGAGATGCACACGGGCGAGCCGTTGTTCAGTGGAGCCAACGAGGTCGATCAGATGAACAAAATTGTCGAAGTGCTCGGCATGCCGCCTGATCATCTGTTAGACCAG GCacacaaaacaagaaaattctTTGACAAATTACCAGCGTCAGAAGGCGGTGGTTATGTATTAAAGAAGGTTAATGGAAAGGATGGAAG CGGTTACAGGAAGTACCGGCTGCCGGGCACGCGGCGGCTGCACGACATCCTCGGCGTGGAGGGCGGCGggcccgccgcgcgccgccgcgggGAGCCCGGGCACTCCGTCTCCGACTATCTCAAGTTCAAG GACCTAATCCTCCGCATGTTGGAGTACGACCCCAAACAGCGTGTGACGCCGTACTACGCGTTACAACATAATTTCTTTAAACGGACCGCAGACGAGTCCACAAACACACAACAAGCACAGTCGCATCACCAACACG TGGGCGCGCGCGTGTGGGGCGgcgtgggcggcggcggcgccgaGCGCATGGACGTGGAGGGCGCGCGGCGCTCGGCCGAGCTGCTGGCGCCCGTGTGTCCGCTGGCGCACAGCCCCGTGGCCATCCACTAG
- the LOC118267806 gene encoding serine/threonine-protein kinase minibrain isoform X5: MMTYLKNVYYAKKKRRAQQYLGEDGSHKKERKLYNDGYDDDNHDYIIKQGEKFLDRYEISSPIGKGSFGQVVKAYDHEEQCQVAIKIIKNKKPFLNQAQIEVKLLKMMNRADPENKYYIVKLKCHFMWRNHLCLVFELLSYNLYDLLRNTNFRGVSLNLTRKFAQQLCTALLFLSQPELNIIHCDLKPENILLCNPKRSAIKIVDFGSSCQLGQRIYQYIQSRFYRSPEVLLGVPYDLAIDMWSLGCILVEMHTGEPLFSGANEVDQMNKIVEVLGMPPDHLLDQAHKTRKFFDKLPASEGGGYVLKKVNGKDGSGYRKYRLPGTRRLHDILGVEGGGPAARRRGEPGHSVSDYLKFKDLILRMLEYDPKQRVTPYYALQHNFFKRTADESTNTQQAQSHHQHVGARVWGGVGGGGAERMDVEGARRSAELLAPVCPLAHSPVAIH, from the exons GTGTATTACGCGAAGAAAAAACGGAGAGCGCAACAGTACCTGGGCGAGGATGGCTCGCACAAAAAAGAGAGGAAGTTATATAACGACGGCTATGATGATGATAACCATGATTACATAATCAAACAGGGCGAGAAGTTCCTCGACCGGTATGAGATCTCCTCGCCGATTGGGAAGGGATCTTTTGGACAG GTTGTGAAAGCGTATGACCACGAGGAGCAGTGTCAAGTagcgattaaaataattaagaataagAAACCCTTCCTAAACCAGGCACAAATAGAAGTCAAGTTACTAAAAATGATGAACAGAGCGGATCctgaaaataagtattatatag TGAAACTGAAATGTCACTTTATGTGGCGGAACCACCTGTGCCTAGTATTCGAGCTGTTGTCGTACAACTTGTATGACCTGCTACGCAACACCAACTTCAGGGGCGTCTCGCTCAACCTAACGCGCAAGTTTGCGCAGCAGTTGTGCACCGCGTTACTGTTCCTTAGTCAACCTG AACTAAATATAATTCACTGTGATCTTAAACCCGAGAATATACTACTATGCAACCCGAAAAGGTCAGCCATTAAAATTGTGGATTTCGGGAGCTCGTGTCAACTAGGTCAAAGG ATATATCAATACATTCAATCGAGGTTTTACCGGTCGCCGGAGGTGTTGCTCGGCGTGCCGTACGACCTCGCGATAGACATGTGGTCGCTGGGCTGCATACTCGTCGAGATGCACACGGGCGAGCCGTTGTTCAGTGGAGCCAACGAGGTCGATCAGATGAACAAAATTGTCGAAGTGCTCGGCATGCCGCCTGATCATCTGTTAGACCAG GCacacaaaacaagaaaattctTTGACAAATTACCAGCGTCAGAAGGCGGTGGTTATGTATTAAAGAAGGTTAATGGAAAGGATGGAAG CGGTTACAGGAAGTACCGGCTGCCGGGCACGCGGCGGCTGCACGACATCCTCGGCGTGGAGGGCGGCGggcccgccgcgcgccgccgcgggGAGCCCGGGCACTCCGTCTCCGACTATCTCAAGTTCAAG GACCTAATCCTCCGCATGTTGGAGTACGACCCCAAACAGCGTGTGACGCCGTACTACGCGTTACAACATAATTTCTTTAAACGGACCGCAGACGAGTCCACAAACACACAACAAGCACAGTCGCATCACCAACACG TGGGCGCGCGCGTGTGGGGCGgcgtgggcggcggcggcgccgaGCGCATGGACGTGGAGGGCGCGCGGCGCTCGGCCGAGCTGCTGGCGCCCGTGTGTCCGCTGGCGCACAGCCCCGTGGCCATCCACTAG
- the LOC118267806 gene encoding serine/threonine-protein kinase minibrain isoform X1 gives MVRKGEKSTATLLRTLADTLRWQTLRAVTLVRSVYYAKKKRRAQQYLGEDGSHKKERKLYNDGYDDDNHDYIIKQGEKFLDRYEISSPIGKGSFGQVVKAYDHEEQCQVAIKIIKNKKPFLNQAQIEVKLLKMMNRADPENKYYIVKLKCHFMWRNHLCLVFELLSYNLYDLLRNTNFRGVSLNLTRKFAQQLCTALLFLSQPELNIIHCDLKPENILLCNPKRSAIKIVDFGSSCQLGQRIYQYIQSRFYRSPEVLLGVPYDLAIDMWSLGCILVEMHTGEPLFSGANEVDQMNKIVEVLGMPPDHLLDQAHKTRKFFDKLPASEGGGYVLKKVNGKDGSGYRKYRLPGTRRLHDILGVEGGGPAARRRGEPGHSVSDYLKFKDLILRMLEYDPKQRVTPYYALQHNFFKRTADESTNTQQAQSHHQHVGARVWGGVGGGGAERMDVEGARRSAELLAPVCPLAHSPVAIH, from the exons GTGTATTACGCGAAGAAAAAACGGAGAGCGCAACAGTACCTGGGCGAGGATGGCTCGCACAAAAAAGAGAGGAAGTTATATAACGACGGCTATGATGATGATAACCATGATTACATAATCAAACAGGGCGAGAAGTTCCTCGACCGGTATGAGATCTCCTCGCCGATTGGGAAGGGATCTTTTGGACAG GTTGTGAAAGCGTATGACCACGAGGAGCAGTGTCAAGTagcgattaaaataattaagaataagAAACCCTTCCTAAACCAGGCACAAATAGAAGTCAAGTTACTAAAAATGATGAACAGAGCGGATCctgaaaataagtattatatag TGAAACTGAAATGTCACTTTATGTGGCGGAACCACCTGTGCCTAGTATTCGAGCTGTTGTCGTACAACTTGTATGACCTGCTACGCAACACCAACTTCAGGGGCGTCTCGCTCAACCTAACGCGCAAGTTTGCGCAGCAGTTGTGCACCGCGTTACTGTTCCTTAGTCAACCTG AACTAAATATAATTCACTGTGATCTTAAACCCGAGAATATACTACTATGCAACCCGAAAAGGTCAGCCATTAAAATTGTGGATTTCGGGAGCTCGTGTCAACTAGGTCAAAGG ATATATCAATACATTCAATCGAGGTTTTACCGGTCGCCGGAGGTGTTGCTCGGCGTGCCGTACGACCTCGCGATAGACATGTGGTCGCTGGGCTGCATACTCGTCGAGATGCACACGGGCGAGCCGTTGTTCAGTGGAGCCAACGAGGTCGATCAGATGAACAAAATTGTCGAAGTGCTCGGCATGCCGCCTGATCATCTGTTAGACCAG GCacacaaaacaagaaaattctTTGACAAATTACCAGCGTCAGAAGGCGGTGGTTATGTATTAAAGAAGGTTAATGGAAAGGATGGAAG CGGTTACAGGAAGTACCGGCTGCCGGGCACGCGGCGGCTGCACGACATCCTCGGCGTGGAGGGCGGCGggcccgccgcgcgccgccgcgggGAGCCCGGGCACTCCGTCTCCGACTATCTCAAGTTCAAG GACCTAATCCTCCGCATGTTGGAGTACGACCCCAAACAGCGTGTGACGCCGTACTACGCGTTACAACATAATTTCTTTAAACGGACCGCAGACGAGTCCACAAACACACAACAAGCACAGTCGCATCACCAACACG TGGGCGCGCGCGTGTGGGGCGgcgtgggcggcggcggcgccgaGCGCATGGACGTGGAGGGCGCGCGGCGCTCGGCCGAGCTGCTGGCGCCCGTGTGTCCGCTGGCGCACAGCCCCGTGGCCATCCACTAG
- the LOC118267806 gene encoding serine/threonine-protein kinase minibrain isoform X4, which yields MILYYTIGLTNPPKKLGNIKSTLNNNEVYYAKKKRRAQQYLGEDGSHKKERKLYNDGYDDDNHDYIIKQGEKFLDRYEISSPIGKGSFGQVVKAYDHEEQCQVAIKIIKNKKPFLNQAQIEVKLLKMMNRADPENKYYIVKLKCHFMWRNHLCLVFELLSYNLYDLLRNTNFRGVSLNLTRKFAQQLCTALLFLSQPELNIIHCDLKPENILLCNPKRSAIKIVDFGSSCQLGQRIYQYIQSRFYRSPEVLLGVPYDLAIDMWSLGCILVEMHTGEPLFSGANEVDQMNKIVEVLGMPPDHLLDQAHKTRKFFDKLPASEGGGYVLKKVNGKDGSGYRKYRLPGTRRLHDILGVEGGGPAARRRGEPGHSVSDYLKFKDLILRMLEYDPKQRVTPYYALQHNFFKRTADESTNTQQAQSHHQHVGARVWGGVGGGGAERMDVEGARRSAELLAPVCPLAHSPVAIH from the exons atgattttatattatactattgGGCTGACAAATCCACCAAAAAAACTGGGCAATATAAAATCTACGTTGAATAACAATGAG GTGTATTACGCGAAGAAAAAACGGAGAGCGCAACAGTACCTGGGCGAGGATGGCTCGCACAAAAAAGAGAGGAAGTTATATAACGACGGCTATGATGATGATAACCATGATTACATAATCAAACAGGGCGAGAAGTTCCTCGACCGGTATGAGATCTCCTCGCCGATTGGGAAGGGATCTTTTGGACAG GTTGTGAAAGCGTATGACCACGAGGAGCAGTGTCAAGTagcgattaaaataattaagaataagAAACCCTTCCTAAACCAGGCACAAATAGAAGTCAAGTTACTAAAAATGATGAACAGAGCGGATCctgaaaataagtattatatag TGAAACTGAAATGTCACTTTATGTGGCGGAACCACCTGTGCCTAGTATTCGAGCTGTTGTCGTACAACTTGTATGACCTGCTACGCAACACCAACTTCAGGGGCGTCTCGCTCAACCTAACGCGCAAGTTTGCGCAGCAGTTGTGCACCGCGTTACTGTTCCTTAGTCAACCTG AACTAAATATAATTCACTGTGATCTTAAACCCGAGAATATACTACTATGCAACCCGAAAAGGTCAGCCATTAAAATTGTGGATTTCGGGAGCTCGTGTCAACTAGGTCAAAGG ATATATCAATACATTCAATCGAGGTTTTACCGGTCGCCGGAGGTGTTGCTCGGCGTGCCGTACGACCTCGCGATAGACATGTGGTCGCTGGGCTGCATACTCGTCGAGATGCACACGGGCGAGCCGTTGTTCAGTGGAGCCAACGAGGTCGATCAGATGAACAAAATTGTCGAAGTGCTCGGCATGCCGCCTGATCATCTGTTAGACCAG GCacacaaaacaagaaaattctTTGACAAATTACCAGCGTCAGAAGGCGGTGGTTATGTATTAAAGAAGGTTAATGGAAAGGATGGAAG CGGTTACAGGAAGTACCGGCTGCCGGGCACGCGGCGGCTGCACGACATCCTCGGCGTGGAGGGCGGCGggcccgccgcgcgccgccgcgggGAGCCCGGGCACTCCGTCTCCGACTATCTCAAGTTCAAG GACCTAATCCTCCGCATGTTGGAGTACGACCCCAAACAGCGTGTGACGCCGTACTACGCGTTACAACATAATTTCTTTAAACGGACCGCAGACGAGTCCACAAACACACAACAAGCACAGTCGCATCACCAACACG TGGGCGCGCGCGTGTGGGGCGgcgtgggcggcggcggcgccgaGCGCATGGACGTGGAGGGCGCGCGGCGCTCGGCCGAGCTGCTGGCGCCCGTGTGTCCGCTGGCGCACAGCCCCGTGGCCATCCACTAG